A window from Ictalurus punctatus breed USDA103 unplaced genomic scaffold, Coco_2.0 Super-Scaffold_100046, whole genome shotgun sequence encodes these proteins:
- the LOC128629979 gene encoding general transcription factor II-I repeat domain-containing protein 2-like — protein sequence MIAKAGKPFKDGEFIKQCMLQAASIVCLEKKGQFSNINLSANIVAELISDLSDNIYDQLREKARHFHSYSVALDESTDVTDTAQLALYVRGVDDNFEVMEDLLTIIPMHGQTTGQDIFHQLCDAIVDAGLLWKSFAGITTDGAPSMTGRRNGLVALVQRKLEEEGVEEAIALHCIIHQQALCSKCLKFDNVMSDVVKCINHIRSRGLKHRQFRTFLEEIESAYEDVLYFTEVRWLSRGDVLKRFFELRAEVKAFMDKDGMAVPVLSDPKWLMDLAFLVDITQELNVLSKKLQGQAQLVILHKTCVMESPAFSDKPLPFPSMQGAHGFRHTIQW from the coding sequence ATGATTGCTAAGGCAGGAAAGCCATTCAAAGACGGCGAGTTCATCAAACAGTGCATGTTACAGGCTGCAAGTATAGTCTGTCTGGAAAAGAAAGGTCAGTTTAGCAACATCAACCTTTCAGCCAACATAGTGGCAGAGCTAATTTCTGACCTGTCGGATAACATTTACGATCAACTGCGTGAGAAAGCTAGACATTTCCATTCATACTCAGTCGCTCTTGATGAGAGCACAGACGTCACTGACACTGCGCAGCTCGCATTATATGTCCGTGGTGTTGATGACAATTTTGAAGTGATGGAGGATTTGCTCACAATAATTCCAATGCATGGCCAGACCACCGGTCAGGACATATTCCACCAGCTGTGTGATGCCATTGTGGATGCTGGCTTACTATGGAAGAGTTTTGCTGGAATAACAACCGACGGAGCGCCATCAATGACAGGGAGGAGAAATGGACTGGTGGCACTTGTTCAAAGAAAACTGGAAGAGGAGGGTGTAGAAGAGGCCATTGCTTTGCACTGCATTATCCATCAGCAGGCCCTTTGCAGCAAATGCCTTAAGTTTGACAATGTGATGTCTGACGTTGTGAAATGCATCAACCATATCAGATCCAGGGGCTTAAAGCACCGGCAGTTCCGCACCTTTTTGGAGGAAATAGAGTCAGCATATGAGGATGTGCTCTACTTCACCGAGGTACGTTGGCTTAGCAGGGGGGACGTCTTGAAGAGGTTTTTTGAGTTGAGAGCAGAAGTGAAAGCCTTCATGGATAAGGATGGGATGGCTGTTCCTGTACTAAGTGATCCCAAATGGCTAATGGACTTAGCTTTTCTTGTTGACATCACACAGGAGCTGAATGTACTGAGCAAGAAGTTACAAGGCCAGGCCCAGCTTGTCATTCTCCACAAAACTTGTGTTATGGAAAGCCCAGCTTTCTCAGACAAACCTCTgccatttcccagcatgcaagGCGCTCATGGATTCAGGCACACCATTCAGTGGTGA